One segment of Vicia villosa cultivar HV-30 ecotype Madison, WI unplaced genomic scaffold, Vvil1.0 ctg.000244F_1_1_4_unsc, whole genome shotgun sequence DNA contains the following:
- the LOC131625849 gene encoding protein PSK SIMULATOR 1: MVAEPWIVKMGNQVSSNLKHALLLETLTKKKHSQKRLENKETIGILSFEVANVMSKTVHLHKSLSESEISKLKNEILNTEGVRNLVSSDEGYLLELALAEKLEELNRVASVVSRLGKKCCEPALQGFEHVYGDIVGGVIDVKELGFLVKHMEGMVRKMDRYVNVTMNLYSEMEVLSELEQGVKKFQNNQHVESKKAFEQKLIWQKQDVRHLKDVSLWNQTFDKVVELLARTVCTIYARISLIFGETALRKNSLGSPVMQECGFVSGTLSVQMNSGRLKRNTSKRNGSTANVPAVERRGTATSKPRYETRRGEFASIGPEDFGFPCGTSPGRLFMECLSLSSSVGKFDDTDDGYVINHEDQYSHVSSSHSGVIANHSMKREHLFHSGVLSHVQSSVSFTGELRQAKSSVQSCSTFSPKSRLAFYAPPTTLGGSALALHYANVIIVIEKLLRYPHLVGEEARDDLYQMLPTSVRLSLKAKLKSYAKDLAIYDAPLAHDWKENLDGILRWLAPLAHNMMRWQSERNFEQHQIVSRTNVLLLQTLYFADREKTEESICDLLVGLNYICRYEQQQNALLDCASSFDFEDCMEWQLQCGASFLN, translated from the coding sequence ATGGTTGCAGAACCTTGGATTGTAAAGATGGGTAACCAAGTAAGTTCAAATCTCAAACATGCTCTTCTACTTGAAACTTTAACAAAGAAAAAACATAGTCAAAAAAGGTtagaaaacaaagaaactataGGGATTCTTTCTTTTGAGGTAGCAAATGTGATGTCAAAAACCGTGCACCTTCACAAATCACTTTCAGAGTCTGAGATCTCAAAGCTTAAAAATGAGATCTTGAACACTGAGGGTGTTAGGAATTTGGTTTCATCTGATGAGGGTTATCTTCTTGAGCTTGCTTTAGCAGAGAAGCTTGAAGAGTTGAACCGTGTTGCTAGTGTTGTTTCTAGGTTAGGGAAGAAGTGTTGTGAGCCAGCTTTACAAGGTTTTGAGCATGTTTATGGTGACATTGTTGGTGGTGTTATAGATGTGAAGGAATTGGGGTTTTTGGTTAAGCATATGGAGGGAATGGTGAGGAAAATGGATAGGTATGTTAATGTTACTATGAATTTATATAGTGAAATGGAGGTTTTGAGTGAGTTGGAACAAGGTGTTAAGAAGTTTCAGAATAATCAGCATGTGGAGAGCAAGAAAGCTTTTGAGCAGAAACTTATATGGCAGAAGCAAGACGTGAGACATCTTAAGGATGTTTctctttggaatcaaactttTGATAAGGTTGTTGAGTTGTTGGCTAGGACAGTTTGTACTATTTATGCTAGAATTTCTTTGATTTTCGGAGAGACCGCTTTGAGGAAGAATAGCCTTGGATCGCCGGTTATGCAAGAATGTGGGTTTGTTTCGGGTACTCTTAGCGTTCAGATGAATTCTGGGAGGTTGAAGCGCAACACGAGCAAGAGAAACGGTTCGACTGCAAATGTGCCTGCGGTTGAGAGAAGGGGAACAGCTACTAGTAAGCCGCGGTATGAAACGAGGAGAGGTGAATTTGCGTCTATTGGGCCCGAAGATTTTGGTTTTCCGTGTGGAACAAGTCCGGGGAGACTTTTTATGGAGTGTCTAAGTTTGAGTAGCTCGGTTGGAAAGTTCGATGATACCGATGATGGTTATGTTATCAATCACGAGGATCAATACAGTCATGTATCGAGCAGCCACAGCGGTGTGATTGCGAATCATAGCATGAAAAGGGAGCATTTGTTCCATTCTGGTGTACTAAGTCATGTTCAAAGCAGTGTTTCGTTCACCGGAGAATTACGACAAGCTAAATCCAGTGTACAAAGTTGCTCAACATTTAGTCCGAAAAGTAGGTTAGCTTTTTACGCTCCTCCTACGACTCTCGGTGGCTCGGCTCTTGCATTACACTACGCCAATGTCATAATTGTCATAGAAAAGCTTCTTCGCTACCCGCATTTAGTCGGTGAGGAAGCCAGAGATGATCTATATCAGATGCTACCGACAAGCGTAAGATTATCTCTTAAGGCAAAACTGAAGTCATACGCCAAAGATTTGGCGATATACGACGCGCCTCTTGCGCACGACTGGAAAGAGAATCTCGATGGGATACTTCGATGGCTTGCGCCTCTTGCGCATAACATGATGAGATGGCAGAGCGAGCGAAACTTTGAGCAGCATCAGATTGTTAGCAGGACAAATGTTCTGTTACTTCAGACATTATATTTCGCCGACCGCGAAAAGACCGAGGAATCAATCTGCGATCTTCTTGTCGGGTTGAACTATATATGCCGTTACGAACAACAGCAAAATGCATTATTGGATTGTGCAAGCAGTTTTGATTTTGAAGATTGTATGGAGTGGCAATTGCAATGTGGAGCTTCTTTTCTCAATTGA